In Blastocatellia bacterium, one genomic interval encodes:
- a CDS encoding phosphatidate cytidylyltransferase gives MKRVITAAILLPILLLAVWSSEPLYFFAMATVAVILGLREFYILAEKAGCRCHRAIGYAAAIVVMVGFYRGDAELVLAALLIHYGGEMFLWLITEKRFDTALVSTSASVAGVVYVAVFLGFLVLVRGDASDAAPRLLTLGFAIIMAGDTGAYYVGRLMGRRKLAPHVSPAKTVEGSVGGLAASFLAAAISKGTFFPDIPWAHLLVLATIVNIVGQIGDLIESMLKRGSQVKDAAALLPGHGGMLDRLDSIIFNAPIIYLYFHFFYHR, from the coding sequence ATGAAGCGTGTCATCACAGCCGCGATTCTCTTGCCGATCCTTTTGCTTGCCGTGTGGTCATCCGAGCCCCTGTACTTCTTCGCCATGGCTACCGTAGCTGTGATTCTCGGCCTGCGCGAGTTCTATATCCTGGCCGAGAAAGCGGGTTGCCGTTGTCATCGGGCAATCGGCTACGCCGCAGCGATTGTCGTCATGGTGGGATTCTACCGAGGAGATGCGGAGCTTGTTCTCGCTGCTCTTCTCATCCACTACGGCGGAGAAATGTTCCTCTGGCTGATAACGGAGAAGCGGTTCGACACAGCGCTCGTCTCGACCTCGGCGAGTGTGGCTGGCGTTGTCTACGTGGCCGTCTTTCTCGGCTTTCTCGTTCTCGTGCGGGGGGACGCAAGCGATGCTGCACCTCGCCTTCTCACGCTGGGCTTCGCCATCATTATGGCCGGGGACACAGGGGCTTATTACGTCGGGCGTCTGATGGGTCGGCGGAAGCTCGCTCCCCACGTCAGTCCGGCAAAGACGGTTGAGGGCTCCGTCGGAGGATTGGCGGCCAGTTTTCTCGCGGCGGCAATATCAAAAGGGACGTTCTTTCCCGACATTCCCTGGGCGCACCTGCTTGTGCTGGCAACGATCGTCAATATCGTGGGGCAGATCGGCGATCTTATCGAATCCATGCTCAAACGGGGTTCGCAGGTGAAAGATGCCGCCGCTCTCCTGCCGGGGCACGGGGGGATGCTTGACCGCTTGGACAGCATCA
- a CDS encoding sigma 54-interacting transcriptional regulator, whose protein sequence is MVWTTENGLPQNSINAIVQTHDGYLWLATQGGVVRFDGMTFTVFDSANTPVLKSNRILCLYEGRAGDLWIGTQLGGLIRYTRGKFSAYTTRDGLPSDEISSLYEDRQGVLWIGTTRGLAAWREGRFTTYSTRDGLPHEHVKAIAEDRAGNLWIGTYSGLARFRQGTFTVYTMADGLSASRIFAIQPDRDGNLWVSTGNGLVQVTEGRIIAGPLAQYNSRLGRVNGVVQDRDGALWIATATGLFHFRSGQLSQYTKHSGLSDDNITAVLMDREANLWIGTWVGGLNYLRESHITTIPQGDDSSLDAVRPIYQDAEGDVWFGSMQQGLNRLHRGAIITYTANEGLPPAQISSLVGDREGNLWVGTWGGGLAKLKPRSKGHTGAVRGLSVSVYTAATSGLPGDHVNALYVDRQGALWIGISNGLARFHNNEWTTFRPSDGLVHHDVRFITEDRHGALWIGTTNGLSRFKDGRFTNYTTADGLSHNYVREVYEDEDGVLWIGTYGGGLNRLHDGRFTQYTKKEGLFDIVVSRILEDDQGNLWMSGNRGIFRVSRRELNDFAQRKIRSITCLSYGIADGMKSSECNGGFQPAGWKTRDGRLWFPTFKGVVVIDPRRISTLAPPVAIEKIISDQNLIDVQNAVTLPPGRGDLEIHFTAISFIVPEKVRFRYRLEGYDREWVDAGTRRVAYYTNLPPGDYRFRVIASNRDGVWNETGATFAVSLRPHFYQTLWFYALMMLALMGSGWGVNRLRMRRLLRRTRELEAAVASRTAEVVRQKDQLAETNAQLAQANELLGRANENMLAVLNEFQAAVVMTDAAGRVTFLSQMAELLFNQSGDDALGHPWTDVLPLPDADKARLKELCEMTPGRRSKLPVNMQVEGGRRYWMEVEVKDDPRSSESRIFFFYDASEIYSLRSLLDERARFHGLVGASSAMQLIYKQIRDVAKMELTVLIEGETGTGKELVARAIHLASHRRDKPFIAVNCAGLTESLLTSQLFGHRRGAFTGATADHIGLIEAAHGGTLFLDEIGDIPLSVQASLLRVLQEKEITRLGESVPRKVDVRILAATNRDLNQAVVDGTFRQDLLYRIRVGRIQLPPLRQRMEDLPLLVAWFLGQLRASAAISVQDVSREAMDLLMEYSWPGNVRELKNAIEYAAAHCRGSVIQIKDLPKEIVGQPGPIPSTNDRQDERQRILDALAQAEGNRARAARRLGIGRTTLYRRMKALGIEID, encoded by the coding sequence ATGGTCTGGACGACGGAGAACGGTCTCCCGCAAAATTCGATCAATGCCATTGTCCAGACCCATGACGGTTACCTGTGGCTTGCTACCCAGGGGGGAGTGGTTCGATTTGACGGAATGACGTTCACCGTGTTTGATTCGGCCAACACGCCGGTGCTCAAGAGTAATCGGATCTTGTGCCTCTACGAAGGTCGCGCAGGAGACCTCTGGATTGGGACCCAGCTTGGGGGATTGATTCGATACACCCGGGGAAAATTTTCGGCATACACGACGCGGGACGGCCTTCCCAGTGATGAGATTTCGAGCCTTTATGAAGATCGTCAGGGAGTGCTGTGGATAGGAACGACGCGAGGATTGGCTGCCTGGCGGGAGGGTCGGTTCACGACCTATTCGACCCGCGACGGCTTGCCACATGAACACGTCAAGGCCATCGCGGAAGATCGAGCCGGTAACCTCTGGATCGGGACATACAGTGGGTTGGCGCGATTCCGTCAGGGGACCTTCACGGTCTACACGATGGCCGATGGCTTGTCCGCCTCTCGAATCTTCGCCATTCAACCCGACCGGGATGGGAACCTCTGGGTGAGTACAGGTAACGGCCTGGTTCAGGTGACAGAGGGAAGAATTATCGCTGGCCCTCTCGCTCAGTACAATTCTCGTCTCGGTCGCGTCAATGGAGTCGTCCAGGATCGAGACGGTGCGCTCTGGATAGCGACGGCCACCGGCCTTTTTCATTTCCGCTCAGGTCAGTTGAGTCAATACACCAAGCACAGTGGCCTATCCGATGACAACATCACTGCCGTTCTCATGGATCGCGAAGCTAACCTGTGGATCGGAACCTGGGTCGGCGGGCTGAACTACTTGCGGGAAAGTCACATCACGACCATTCCACAGGGCGATGATAGCTCGCTCGACGCGGTGAGGCCGATTTACCAGGACGCTGAAGGGGACGTGTGGTTCGGTTCGATGCAGCAGGGTTTGAACCGACTTCACCGAGGAGCCATCATCACGTATACGGCGAATGAGGGGCTTCCACCTGCTCAGATCTCATCGCTTGTCGGAGACCGGGAGGGAAACCTTTGGGTAGGAACGTGGGGAGGGGGACTGGCGAAACTGAAACCGCGGAGCAAGGGGCATACAGGGGCGGTGCGAGGGCTGTCGGTGAGCGTTTACACCGCTGCCACCAGTGGGTTGCCCGGGGATCATGTCAATGCCCTTTATGTTGACCGCCAGGGGGCATTATGGATAGGCATATCAAATGGACTTGCCCGCTTTCACAATAATGAGTGGACCACCTTCAGGCCGAGCGACGGTCTCGTTCACCACGATGTGCGGTTCATCACCGAGGACCGTCACGGGGCGCTCTGGATCGGCACAACCAACGGGCTCAGCCGATTTAAAGACGGGCGATTCACTAATTACACCACCGCCGACGGACTGTCGCATAACTACGTGCGTGAAGTCTACGAGGATGAGGACGGGGTCCTCTGGATCGGCACCTACGGCGGCGGATTGAACCGATTGCATGACGGACGATTCACACAGTACACCAAAAAGGAAGGCTTGTTTGACATTGTCGTCTCGCGCATTCTGGAAGATGATCAGGGCAATTTATGGATGAGCGGCAACCGCGGTATCTTCCGGGTGAGTCGAAGAGAGCTGAACGATTTCGCTCAGAGGAAGATTCGGTCAATCACCTGCCTTTCTTATGGCATCGCCGATGGCATGAAGAGCAGCGAGTGCAACGGCGGATTCCAGCCGGCCGGGTGGAAGACACGCGATGGGCGGCTCTGGTTTCCCACCTTCAAAGGCGTAGTGGTGATTGATCCCCGAAGGATCAGCACACTGGCGCCACCGGTCGCCATCGAAAAGATCATCAGCGACCAAAACCTAATAGATGTCCAGAACGCGGTGACCTTGCCTCCCGGTCGTGGCGATCTGGAGATCCACTTCACGGCCATCAGTTTCATCGTGCCGGAGAAGGTTCGATTCAGATACAGACTCGAAGGCTATGACCGCGAATGGGTGGACGCCGGGACGCGTCGTGTGGCCTATTACACGAATTTGCCGCCGGGCGACTATCGCTTTCGCGTGATCGCCAGTAATCGGGATGGGGTGTGGAATGAAACCGGTGCCACATTCGCGGTTTCGCTGAGGCCGCATTTTTATCAAACTCTCTGGTTCTACGCCCTGATGATGCTGGCGCTCATGGGCAGCGGCTGGGGCGTCAACCGGCTGCGCATGCGGCGGCTGCTGCGGCGGACGCGCGAACTGGAAGCCGCCGTGGCCTCCCGGACGGCCGAAGTGGTCAGGCAAAAGGATCAACTGGCCGAGACCAACGCGCAACTCGCTCAGGCTAACGAACTGCTCGGACGGGCCAATGAAAATATGCTGGCAGTGCTCAATGAGTTTCAGGCCGCCGTCGTCATGACGGATGCCGCAGGGCGCGTGACGTTTCTCTCCCAGATGGCCGAACTGCTCTTCAACCAATCGGGCGACGACGCGCTCGGTCACCCCTGGACCGACGTGCTTCCGCTTCCCGATGCGGACAAGGCCCGATTGAAAGAGTTGTGCGAGATGACTCCGGGACGACGATCTAAGCTCCCGGTAAACATGCAAGTCGAGGGAGGGCGCCGCTACTGGATGGAAGTCGAGGTGAAGGATGATCCCCGGTCATCCGAGAGCAGGATTTTCTTCTTCTATGATGCGTCGGAAATTTACAGCCTTCGCAGCCTGCTCGACGAGCGCGCCCGCTTTCATGGCCTGGTGGGAGCAAGCAGCGCCATGCAGCTCATCTATAAACAAATCCGGGATGTGGCCAAAATGGAACTGACCGTGTTGATCGAGGGGGAAACCGGAACCGGCAAGGAACTGGTGGCGCGAGCGATCCACCTGGCCAGTCATCGGCGCGATAAACCGTTTATCGCCGTCAACTGCGCCGGGTTGACCGAATCGTTGTTGACGAGCCAGCTCTTTGGTCATCGTCGAGGGGCCTTCACCGGAGCCACTGCCGATCACATCGGCCTGATCGAAGCGGCGCACGGCGGCACCCTCTTTCTCGACGAGATCGGAGACATTCCCCTCAGCGTGCAAGCGAGCCTCCTCCGGGTGCTCCAGGAAAAGGAAATCACGCGATTGGGAGAATCGGTGCCGAGAAAGGTGGATGTGCGCATTCTGGCGGCGACCAATCGCGATCTGAATCAAGCGGTCGTAGACGGAACATTCCGTCAAGACCTCCTGTATCGGATTCGGGTGGGACGGATTCAACTGCCTCCGCTCAGACAACGAATGGAGGATCTACCCCTGTTGGTGGCCTGGTTTCTGGGCCAGCTCCGAGCCTCGGCGGCTATATCGGTGCAGGATGTAAGCCGCGAGGCGATGGACCTGCTGATGGAATACTCCTGGCCGGGCAACGTGCGAGAATTGAAAAATGCCATCGAATATGCCGCAGCGCACTGCCGCGGTTCGGTGATCCAGATTAAAGATCTACCCAAAGAGATCGTCGGCCAGCCGGGACCCATCCCCTCTACGAATGACAGGCAAGATGAGAGACAGCGCATCCTGGACGCGCTGGCACAGGCCGAGGGCAATCGCGCACGTGCCGCTCGTCGGCTGGGCATCGGTCGAACCACACTCTACCGCCGGATGAAAGCCCTCGGCATAGAAATTGACTAG